From the Priestia koreensis genome, one window contains:
- a CDS encoding glycosyltransferase codes for MTLTNYIFIDQEECYIKYENDEELLFERICQEVVEIYFPALKLLEEQPSSEMILVLSPFTIALLAHSTIQEKIRERMSTDDGSTAFEACRHDILATFKRFITKGQITLCLKPLTGVYTPWLLTKQSLQAQISDALRLCQSVLGCRPSAFYFPFSHFDDVSDCVMRENGVHTAFLGIRRDHVETQQLHIHVSSLQTTLVCFEEANNGDVMTSCYPFINGLQHERERVNPQKEIHITEQNEWIVRALHFMERTIVELANDPTYRLDAKTVEFTELVSVWMLLSHEMFLKGKNDLSGFNAESYFISLLTYFKTLAANVRQDRTESYVSPLPKWLSYVARFYDLASFRHPSLQPFAPPAKKEGMNILMLSWEFPPLVVGGLARHVFDLSRALVDLGHNVYVITAFVEGLPSYERLYGVHVYRVRSLQPHHQDFLLWVSSLNAAMMRQGMKLGKQVSFHLVHAHDWLVGEATEVLAEHLAVPFITTIHATEHGRNNGIFNELQKTIHQKEERLVKQSDALIVCSQYMKEELTRLFYVPEEKISIFPNGIDPNMMISHTKHSQLKKKHELSQGPMLFSIGRIVYEKGFQTIIEAAETLVEKYPTIQFVIAGKGPLLAELRQLVSDKQLQRTVLFVGYISDDERNQFLSLADYVLFPSLYEPFGIVALEGMVANKPTIVSDTGGLKGIVEHGVTGLKMTPGSSESLCEQIEWLMRDANRAAEMASRGKKHAITEFSWNKVAIDTSELFSSEIGHYRNGKGIST; via the coding sequence ATGACCCTCACTAATTATATTTTCATTGATCAAGAAGAATGCTATATAAAATACGAGAATGACGAAGAGTTGCTTTTTGAACGCATTTGTCAGGAAGTAGTTGAGATCTATTTTCCTGCGCTAAAGCTGCTAGAAGAACAACCCTCTTCTGAAATGATTCTCGTATTATCTCCCTTTACCATCGCTTTACTTGCACACTCAACAATCCAAGAAAAAATACGCGAGCGAATGTCAACTGATGATGGAAGTACCGCCTTTGAAGCGTGTAGACACGATATTTTGGCCACCTTTAAACGATTTATTACAAAAGGACAAATTACGTTATGCCTGAAGCCATTAACCGGTGTGTATACGCCTTGGCTTTTGACAAAGCAATCCCTTCAGGCACAAATATCCGATGCATTACGTCTTTGTCAATCGGTGTTAGGGTGTAGGCCATCAGCCTTTTACTTTCCTTTTTCTCATTTTGATGATGTATCCGATTGTGTGATGCGAGAAAACGGCGTTCATACCGCATTTTTGGGGATTCGTCGTGATCATGTTGAAACACAGCAGCTCCACATTCACGTTTCATCGCTTCAAACGACGCTCGTTTGTTTCGAAGAGGCGAATAACGGCGACGTTATGACGAGCTGTTACCCGTTTATAAATGGACTGCAGCACGAACGAGAACGAGTCAATCCACAAAAAGAAATTCACATAACCGAACAAAATGAATGGATCGTCCGAGCGCTTCATTTCATGGAGAGGACGATTGTTGAGCTTGCGAATGACCCAACGTATCGCTTAGATGCGAAGACGGTGGAGTTTACTGAACTCGTGTCGGTATGGATGCTCTTGAGTCACGAGATGTTTTTAAAAGGGAAGAACGATCTATCCGGATTTAATGCAGAGAGCTATTTTATCTCCCTGCTCACTTATTTTAAAACGCTAGCTGCTAATGTGCGGCAGGATCGAACAGAATCTTACGTGTCACCGCTGCCGAAATGGCTATCCTACGTAGCGCGTTTTTACGATTTGGCATCATTCAGGCATCCATCGCTTCAGCCGTTCGCCCCACCTGCTAAAAAAGAGGGCATGAATATTTTAATGCTTTCATGGGAATTTCCACCTTTAGTCGTTGGTGGATTAGCGAGACACGTGTTTGATTTATCAAGAGCGCTTGTCGACCTCGGTCATAACGTGTATGTGATTACGGCTTTCGTAGAAGGACTTCCATCTTATGAGAGGTTGTATGGGGTTCACGTCTATCGCGTTCGGAGTTTGCAACCACATCATCAAGATTTTCTCCTGTGGGTGAGCAGTCTCAATGCAGCGATGATGAGACAGGGAATGAAGCTTGGAAAGCAAGTTTCCTTTCACCTCGTTCATGCGCATGATTGGCTAGTAGGTGAAGCGACTGAGGTTCTTGCAGAGCATCTAGCTGTTCCATTTATTACGACGATTCATGCAACAGAGCACGGACGAAATAACGGGATCTTCAACGAACTACAAAAGACAATTCATCAAAAAGAAGAACGCCTCGTCAAACAATCGGATGCGCTCATTGTGTGCAGTCAGTATATGAAAGAAGAACTTACACGTTTATTTTATGTTCCGGAGGAGAAAATATCCATTTTTCCAAACGGAATCGACCCAAATATGATGATCTCCCACACGAAACATAGTCAGCTAAAAAAGAAGCACGAGTTGTCACAAGGACCGATGTTATTTTCGATTGGCCGAATCGTGTATGAAAAAGGTTTTCAAACGATTATTGAGGCGGCAGAAACCTTAGTAGAAAAATACCCAACGATTCAATTTGTGATTGCAGGTAAGGGTCCGCTTCTCGCAGAGCTCCGCCAGTTAGTAAGTGACAAGCAACTTCAACGAACCGTATTGTTTGTTGGGTATATATCAGATGACGAACGAAATCAGTTTTTATCTCTTGCTGACTATGTACTGTTTCCAAGCTTATATGAGCCATTTGGGATTGTAGCTCTAGAAGGAATGGTAGCAAACAAACCAACGATTGTATCTGATACGGGCGGATTAAAAGGCATTGTAGAGCACGGTGTGACCGGTTTGAAAATGACGCCTGGAAGTTCAGAAAGTCTTTGTGAGCAAATTGAATGGCTGATGAGGGATGCGAATCGAGCAGCGGAGATGGCGTCTAGAGGCAAAAAGCACGCTATTACGGAATTTAGTTGGAATAAGGTTGCTATTGATACGAGTGAGCTTTTTAGTTCAGAAATTGGTCATTATCGCAACGGAAAGGGGATATCGACTTGA
- a CDS encoding DUF4912 domain-containing protein, with the protein MDHIISENIDQCIGINRNNQSIYLYWSASRETQTLLRNMFGLTWATCTKTLRLNEVTGISFNGHNAHQFKDYDVSSNQSSFFMDDLAQGAYIAEIGVTLPNDQYFALLRSNLVYVDSERSLTNEGWKQDEEPPPAWKETFSTYSCYLETNKVTSYDPH; encoded by the coding sequence TTGGATCACATAATAAGCGAAAATATAGACCAATGTATAGGCATCAATCGAAATAATCAGTCCATCTATTTATACTGGAGTGCCTCTAGGGAAACACAAACATTATTAAGAAATATGTTTGGATTAACGTGGGCAACATGCACAAAAACGTTGCGGCTGAATGAAGTAACAGGTATTTCATTCAATGGGCATAATGCGCACCAGTTCAAGGATTACGACGTTTCGTCTAATCAATCGTCTTTCTTCATGGATGACCTCGCTCAGGGGGCGTATATTGCGGAAATAGGCGTTACGCTGCCAAACGACCAGTACTTTGCTTTGCTTCGTTCTAATCTTGTTTATGTAGATTCAGAACGCTCTCTTACAAATGAAGGATGGAAGCAGGACGAAGAACCTCCCCCAGCCTGGAAAGAAACGTTCAGTACGTACTCTTGTTATTTAGAAACGAATAAGGTGACTAGCTATGACCCTCACTAA
- a CDS encoding endolytic transglycosylase MltG, with product MTASTIRSFSFGLLLATCIIGIVYYTSMEQTIAKPQERIPKLTEKSAKSFLEEKGYKIVSKQEWTQPQSEQKPDKPVLSQPTPPLNVTITVSAGTTSSDVANALQKQGVIKNTSDFIQYLTDHQLNQKIQIGTYKIKQGMSIVEISKIITQ from the coding sequence ATGACTGCATCTACTATTCGATCCTTTTCCTTTGGACTGTTGCTTGCCACCTGTATTATTGGAATTGTCTATTACACATCGATGGAACAAACCATTGCCAAGCCGCAGGAACGGATTCCGAAACTGACTGAAAAAAGCGCAAAGAGTTTTCTAGAGGAAAAAGGGTACAAAATCGTGTCTAAGCAGGAATGGACACAGCCACAGAGTGAACAGAAACCGGACAAACCGGTTTTGTCTCAGCCAACGCCACCTTTGAATGTAACCATCACTGTTTCAGCAGGTACTACGAGCAGCGACGTTGCTAACGCGCTTCAAAAGCAAGGTGTTATTAAAAATACGAGTGACTTTATTCAATACTTAACAGATCATCAGCTCAATCAAAAGATTCAAATCGGTACTTACAAAATTAAACAAGGCATGAGTATCGTTGAAATTAGCAAAATCATTACGCAATAA
- a CDS encoding methyl-accepting chemotaxis protein has translation MWEGTKRIRERSLKKLSAFPGKQQWANLNVSKKIGLVFGFIFVLIAITTLVVGVSLRSIAGETEVINEKSKRAVVITEMGSLIRAKDIRIADYITFLKEDDLKGYRAARNELNELLYKVTVDTSSANQKKWLNRIKDNNKKIDDTFISTVAPAVVRMDTAIYTSARKDISSLRDQNVATLAELRKEALKESEHAYTTSAKLQNYVMLALILSVVIILLVSVLIVTFFTSVIRHQLNNVVYTSEQIASGNLAVPQRIYESNDEIGRLTKTVQRMTDHLRETVTHLFSVSDELRGQSRGLLHSAEAVRRKSEDISGAVQELASNATVQAEHATVINETIEAFSEDVHQVAVSGKFLEKSSQHVKELTYIGSRSMNYSMNKMKQINEVVMQSYEKVQDLQKQSEEISKLVAIVKDIAAQTHLLALNATIEAARAGEFGKGFAVVANEVRKLSSQVNHAVRDITTMTATIQSVSRDTMQSLQHGYTQVEEGSTQMAETNQKFFHIEEEVENMTNRILHISTALQGLNEKGSLVRDSFQEVAATSQDFTSGTMYFSASIQEQDQEIEHMLTRITQLENHAEHLTQSVQRFTI, from the coding sequence ATGTGGGAAGGAACAAAAAGAATAAGGGAGCGTTCGTTAAAGAAGCTCTCTGCATTTCCAGGGAAACAACAGTGGGCCAATTTGAATGTTAGTAAAAAAATTGGATTGGTGTTTGGATTTATATTTGTTTTAATTGCCATTACGACTTTAGTAGTTGGCGTGTCATTAAGAAGCATTGCAGGTGAGACAGAAGTTATTAACGAAAAAAGCAAGCGGGCGGTTGTAATTACGGAAATGGGCTCTTTAATACGAGCAAAGGATATCCGTATTGCGGACTATATCACTTTTTTAAAAGAAGACGATTTAAAGGGATATCGAGCTGCTCGAAATGAGCTCAATGAACTGCTATATAAAGTGACAGTCGATACGTCTAGTGCGAATCAGAAGAAATGGTTAAACAGAATTAAAGATAATAACAAGAAGATTGATGATACGTTTATTTCGACTGTGGCGCCTGCTGTTGTACGAATGGATACCGCCATTTATACGTCAGCTAGAAAAGATATTTCAAGCCTGCGTGATCAGAACGTGGCGACTCTTGCAGAATTGCGTAAGGAAGCACTGAAGGAAAGTGAACATGCCTACACAACCTCTGCTAAGCTTCAGAACTACGTGATGCTTGCTTTGATTTTGTCTGTCGTGATCATTCTGCTTGTAAGTGTTCTGATTGTCACGTTTTTTACAAGCGTCATTCGTCACCAGCTAAACAACGTTGTCTATACGTCTGAACAAATTGCGAGCGGAAATTTAGCTGTTCCACAGCGTATTTATGAGTCAAATGACGAGATCGGTCGCTTAACAAAGACCGTTCAGCGCATGACAGATCATTTGCGAGAAACGGTTACTCATCTATTTTCGGTGTCAGATGAGCTTCGAGGACAAAGTAGGGGCTTACTACATTCAGCTGAAGCGGTGAGGAGAAAAAGTGAAGATATTTCAGGAGCTGTTCAAGAACTGGCAAGCAATGCAACAGTTCAAGCTGAGCACGCAACGGTGATTAATGAAACGATTGAAGCATTTTCTGAGGACGTTCATCAAGTTGCCGTATCAGGAAAATTTTTAGAGAAATCCTCACAGCATGTTAAAGAATTAACATACATAGGAAGCCGTTCTATGAACTATTCAATGAATAAAATGAAGCAAATTAATGAAGTGGTTATGCAATCCTACGAAAAAGTGCAGGATTTGCAAAAGCAATCAGAGGAAATCTCAAAACTAGTGGCTATTGTGAAGGATATTGCTGCTCAGACCCATCTACTCGCATTAAATGCAACCATTGAAGCTGCACGAGCAGGGGAATTTGGGAAGGGATTTGCAGTTGTAGCAAATGAGGTCAGAAAGCTTTCCTCTCAAGTGAATCATGCGGTCCGCGATATTACGACTATGACGGCAACCATTCAGTCCGTCTCACGTGATACGATGCAATCATTGCAACATGGATATACCCAAGTAGAAGAAGGAAGCACTCAAATGGCCGAAACGAATCAAAAGTTTTTTCATATTGAAGAAGAGGTAGAAAATATGACGAATCGTATTTTGCATATTTCTACAGCGCTACAGGGACTTAACGAGAAGGGAAGTCTTGTTCGAGATTCATTTCAGGAAGTGGCCGCTACTTCTCAAGACTTTACGTCAGGAACGATGTATTTTTCAGCGTCCATTCAAGAGCAAGATCAAGAAATTGAACATATGTTAACACGTATCACACAGCTCGAAAATCATGCTGAGCATCTGACACAGAGCGTGCAGCGTTTTACGATTTAA
- the phoU gene encoding phosphate signaling complex protein PhoU, whose translation MNVRKSFDLELKQLRDQLLNMAELAQKALDKAIYSLQHQDLQKAKQVLDEDNVINQMELDINNKAIAVMAKQAPVASDLRRIVVAIKISSDVERIGDLAVNIAKSTLRIGDQPLIKPIEDIPKMMQFVQQMLLDAVTAFYSEDVNFSKEIAAKDDTVDEMYGKIITELMELMAIRTSDVKQITELSFICRNIERVGDHITNISENIIYLVTGHLYDLNH comes from the coding sequence ATGAACGTTCGTAAAAGTTTTGATTTGGAGCTTAAACAATTAAGAGATCAACTACTAAACATGGCAGAGCTCGCACAAAAAGCATTAGACAAAGCCATTTACAGCCTTCAGCATCAAGATTTACAAAAAGCAAAGCAAGTACTCGATGAAGATAATGTTATTAATCAGATGGAATTAGATATTAATAATAAAGCGATTGCTGTTATGGCGAAACAGGCGCCCGTAGCTTCTGATCTACGACGCATTGTGGTAGCGATTAAAATTTCATCGGACGTAGAGCGAATTGGTGACTTAGCGGTGAACATTGCAAAGTCAACGCTTCGTATTGGAGATCAGCCTCTTATTAAGCCGATTGAGGACATTCCAAAAATGATGCAGTTTGTTCAGCAGATGTTATTAGATGCCGTTACAGCGTTTTATTCAGAAGACGTCAACTTCTCGAAAGAAATTGCTGCAAAAGATGATACGGTTGATGAGATGTATGGAAAGATTATTACGGAACTTATGGAGCTAATGGCGATCCGCACGTCAGACGTAAAGCAAATTACGGAGCTTTCGTTCATTTGTCGAAACATCGAACGCGTCGGTGATCACATTACAAACATTAGTGAAAACATTATTTATTTAGTGACTGGCCATTTATATGATCTTAATCATTAA
- the pstB gene encoding phosphate ABC transporter ATP-binding protein PstB produces the protein MKDLNLWYGTNHALKNISFPIYRNEITAIIGPSGCGKSTFIKTLNLMINTNPSVKMSGEINYDGMNILDSKVDLVDLRKNVGMVFQKGNPFPQSIYNNVAYGPRIHGIKKKKELDELVEKSLKDVALWDEVKDRLDAPALGLSGGQQQRLCIARALATKPDVLLMDEPTSALDPISTIKIEELVLELKKKYTIVMVTHNMQQAARVSDKTAFFLMGELVEIDATDKIFSNPEKKQTEDYITGRFG, from the coding sequence ATGAAGGATTTAAATTTATGGTATGGAACAAATCATGCTTTAAAGAATATTAGCTTTCCCATTTATCGAAACGAAATTACGGCGATTATCGGTCCGTCTGGATGCGGGAAATCAACGTTTATTAAAACATTAAACTTAATGATTAACACAAATCCTAGCGTGAAAATGTCCGGTGAAATTAATTACGACGGAATGAATATTTTGGATTCAAAAGTGGATCTTGTAGATTTACGTAAAAACGTCGGAATGGTGTTCCAAAAAGGGAACCCTTTCCCTCAGTCAATCTATAACAACGTTGCGTACGGGCCGCGAATTCACGGAATTAAAAAGAAGAAAGAGCTTGATGAGTTAGTAGAAAAAAGCTTAAAGGACGTAGCACTGTGGGATGAAGTAAAGGATCGCTTAGATGCTCCTGCTCTAGGGCTGTCTGGTGGACAGCAGCAGCGCTTGTGCATTGCGCGTGCTCTTGCTACAAAACCAGATGTACTGTTAATGGATGAGCCTACGTCTGCGCTAGACCCTATTTCAACGATTAAGATTGAAGAGCTTGTGCTCGAGTTGAAGAAAAAGTACACGATCGTGATGGTGACACACAACATGCAGCAGGCTGCTCGTGTGTCAGACAAAACAGCCTTTTTCTTAATGGGTGAGCTTGTAGAAATTGATGCAACGGATAAAATTTTCTCGAATCCTGAGAAAAAGCAAACAGAAGATTATATTACCGGACGATTTGGATAA
- the pstB gene encoding phosphate ABC transporter ATP-binding protein PstB, whose translation MVAELERNTVLDERAEMVNAQPHILKIRDLSIYYGEKRAVNSISFDIHQHAVTALIGPSGCGKSTFLRSINRMNDLIPGARAEGEIMYEDLNILRGDVNLVELRKEIGMVFQKPNPFPKSIYNNITHALKFAGTKRKGDLDQLVEESLRKAALWDEVKDRLHDSALSLSGGQQQRLCIARTLAMKPTVLLLDEPASALDPISNAKIEELILDLKKEYSIIIVTHNMQQASRISDKTAFFLNGDLVEYDETETIFTRPSQKQTEDYISGRFG comes from the coding sequence ATGGTAGCGGAATTGGAACGAAACACAGTTCTTGATGAGCGTGCAGAAATGGTGAACGCACAGCCACACATTTTGAAAATTCGTGATTTGAGCATTTATTATGGTGAGAAGCGCGCGGTCAATTCCATTTCATTTGATATCCATCAGCATGCGGTAACAGCTTTAATTGGTCCATCTGGATGCGGAAAGTCGACGTTTTTACGAAGCATTAATCGCATGAACGATTTAATCCCCGGAGCACGTGCAGAGGGAGAAATCATGTATGAGGATTTAAATATTTTACGCGGAGATGTGAATCTAGTTGAGCTTCGAAAAGAAATTGGAATGGTGTTTCAAAAGCCAAATCCATTTCCAAAGTCCATTTATAACAATATTACTCACGCGTTAAAATTTGCTGGAACGAAGCGAAAAGGCGACTTAGATCAGCTTGTTGAAGAAAGCTTACGAAAAGCAGCGCTATGGGATGAAGTCAAAGATCGTCTTCACGATTCGGCTCTTTCTCTCTCCGGTGGACAGCAGCAGCGTCTTTGTATCGCCCGAACGCTTGCAATGAAGCCAACGGTCTTGTTGCTAGATGAACCAGCATCAGCGCTAGATCCTATTTCTAACGCAAAGATTGAAGAGCTGATTCTCGATTTAAAGAAAGAGTATTCCATTATTATCGTGACGCATAACATGCAGCAGGCTTCTCGTATTTCAGATAAAACGGCCTTTTTCTTGAACGGAGATTTAGTAGAGTATGATGAGACAGAAACAATTTTTACACGTCCATCTCAAAAGCAAACAGAAGACTATATTTCTGGAAGATTCGGTTAA
- the pstA gene encoding phosphate ABC transporter permease PstA, which yields MNSRTADKIATGVFSLIAFIIVAILVGLFSYILINGVSHISGNFLTTPSSNIMAGAGIRDQLFNSFYILIITMLITVPLGVGGGIYMAEYAKPGKVTNFIRTCIEVLASLPSIVIGMFGLLMFVNLTGWGYSIIGGALALTVFNIPVMVRVSEDAIRSVPKEQKEASLALGITHWHTIKTVILPSAFPIILTGAILASGRVFGEAAALLFTAGQTTPILNYADWNPFSATSPLNIFRPAETLAVHIWAVNTQGLIPDVKEVANGASAVLVLSVLIFNLGARFIGSFIHKKITASK from the coding sequence ATGAATAGTAGAACAGCTGATAAAATTGCAACGGGCGTGTTCTCATTAATTGCCTTTATCATCGTTGCGATTCTCGTTGGATTATTTTCGTATATTTTAATCAACGGTGTGAGTCATATTTCTGGAAACTTTTTAACGACTCCATCGAGTAATATTATGGCGGGTGCTGGTATCCGCGATCAGTTATTTAACTCCTTTTATATTTTAATTATTACGATGCTTATTACGGTACCGCTTGGAGTAGGCGGGGGCATCTATATGGCTGAGTACGCAAAGCCAGGAAAAGTAACAAACTTTATTCGTACGTGTATTGAAGTATTAGCTTCTCTTCCATCAATCGTAATCGGGATGTTCGGTTTACTTATGTTCGTTAACCTTACAGGCTGGGGATATAGCATCATCGGTGGTGCACTAGCGCTAACGGTATTTAATATTCCTGTTATGGTTCGTGTAAGTGAAGATGCGATTCGCTCTGTTCCGAAAGAACAAAAAGAAGCAAGTTTGGCTTTAGGTATCACTCACTGGCATACGATTAAGACCGTTATCTTGCCAAGTGCATTTCCCATTATTTTAACAGGGGCCATTTTAGCTTCAGGACGTGTGTTTGGGGAAGCGGCCGCATTATTATTTACAGCAGGACAAACCACACCAATCTTAAATTATGCCGACTGGAATCCGTTCTCTGCAACGTCACCGCTTAACATCTTCCGACCGGCAGAAACGTTAGCTGTTCATATCTGGGCCGTTAACACACAAGGCTTGATTCCAGACGTAAAAGAAGTTGCAAACGGCGCTTCGGCTGTACTTGTATTATCAGTCTTAATTTTCAATTTAGGAGCTCGATTTATCGGTAGCTTTATTCATAAAAAAATAACAGCATCAAAATAA
- the pstC gene encoding phosphate ABC transporter permease subunit PstC: MERQIKLTASERLINSSKNRRLDEVRGKVIVMICAAIMIIATLAITIFLVTKGLQAFVKNDVSPIEFLTSTNWNPSGDSPEYGTVPFILGSFAVTVLAALIAAPLGIGGAIFMTEIAPSWGRKVLQPVIELLVGIPSVVYGFIGLTVLVPFVREHFGGLGFSLLSGMIVLAVMILPTVTTIATDAMSALPNSLREGSYALGATRWQTIRKVLIPAALPSLLTAVVLGMARAFGEALAVQMVIGNTRNLFSSILDPSATLTTIITLNMGHTTFGSLENNVLWSMGLILLVMSFIFIMIIRYLSARRKF; encoded by the coding sequence ATGGAGAGACAGATAAAGTTAACAGCCAGCGAAAGGCTGATTAATTCAAGTAAAAATAGGCGTTTGGATGAAGTAAGAGGAAAAGTAATTGTGATGATTTGTGCAGCGATTATGATTATCGCAACGCTTGCGATTACGATTTTCTTAGTAACAAAGGGGTTACAAGCATTTGTGAAAAATGATGTAAGTCCAATTGAGTTCTTAACCAGTACGAATTGGAATCCTAGTGGGGATTCCCCTGAATATGGTACAGTTCCGTTCATTCTAGGATCATTTGCTGTTACCGTATTAGCTGCATTAATTGCCGCACCGTTAGGAATAGGTGGAGCTATTTTCATGACAGAAATCGCACCTTCATGGGGGCGAAAAGTATTACAGCCTGTTATTGAATTATTAGTTGGTATTCCATCTGTTGTTTATGGATTCATAGGGCTTACAGTGTTAGTGCCATTTGTTCGTGAACATTTTGGAGGACTAGGTTTTAGTTTATTATCCGGTATGATCGTCCTTGCAGTAATGATCTTACCGACGGTTACAACCATTGCAACAGATGCAATGAGCGCATTGCCAAACAGCTTACGTGAAGGTTCGTATGCTCTCGGTGCAACACGCTGGCAGACGATTCGTAAAGTATTAATTCCAGCTGCGCTTCCATCATTACTAACAGCTGTCGTGTTAGGGATGGCTCGTGCATTTGGTGAAGCATTAGCGGTTCAAATGGTTATTGGTAATACGCGTAATTTATTTAGCAGTATTTTAGATCCATCAGCTACCTTAACAACGATTATTACGTTGAACATGGGACATACAACGTTCGGAAGCTTAGAAAACAACGTACTATGGTCAATGGGCTTAATCTTACTAGTGATGTCTTTCATCTTCATCATGATTATCCGTTACTTATCTGCTAGGAGGAAGTTTTAA
- a CDS encoding phosphate ABC transporter substrate-binding protein codes for MKRFKSLTLLVVLALTMVVAAACGNSNSASDSDKSNGSGGKELSGSLVVSGSSAMQPLVAAAAEQFMAKNPKVSIQVNGGGSGTGLSQVAEGSVQIGNSDVFAEEKEGIPADKLVDHKVAVVGMTAAVNPEVGIKEISKEDLIKVFTGKVTNWKEVGGKDQKIVLVNRPDSSGTRAVFNKFALDGATPAEGITEDSSNTVKKIVAETKGAVGYLALSYFTDDKVTPLAIDGVKATEENVKSGKFPVWAYEHSYTKGEPNELAKAFLDYMMNDDEVKKNIIPKQGYISAGDMKVERDAEGNIK; via the coding sequence ATGAAACGCTTTAAAAGTCTTACTCTTCTTGTAGTGCTTGCACTAACGATGGTAGTTGCAGCAGCATGTGGCAATTCGAACAGCGCTTCAGATTCAGACAAGTCAAATGGAAGCGGAGGAAAAGAGTTGTCAGGTTCGTTAGTAGTTTCTGGTTCTAGTGCGATGCAGCCTTTAGTAGCGGCAGCAGCTGAACAGTTTATGGCGAAGAATCCAAAAGTTAGCATCCAAGTTAACGGCGGAGGAAGCGGTACAGGTCTTAGTCAGGTTGCTGAAGGTTCTGTACAAATCGGAAACTCTGATGTATTTGCTGAAGAAAAAGAAGGTATCCCAGCTGATAAGCTAGTTGATCATAAAGTGGCAGTTGTAGGAATGACAGCAGCTGTTAACCCAGAAGTGGGAATTAAAGAAATTTCAAAAGAAGACTTAATTAAAGTGTTTACAGGTAAAGTGACGAACTGGAAAGAAGTTGGCGGGAAAGACCAAAAGATCGTTCTTGTAAACCGTCCTGATTCTTCAGGTACTCGCGCGGTATTTAATAAATTTGCTTTAGATGGTGCTACTCCAGCAGAAGGAATCACTGAAGATTCTTCAAACACAGTTAAAAAGATCGTTGCTGAAACAAAAGGTGCCGTTGGTTACTTAGCTCTTTCATACTTCACAGATGATAAAGTGACACCACTTGCAATCGATGGCGTAAAAGCAACAGAAGAAAACGTAAAATCAGGTAAATTCCCAGTTTGGGCGTACGAGCATTCTTACACTAAAGGGGAGCCTAACGAATTGGCAAAAGCGTTCCTTGATTACATGATGAATGATGATGAAGTGAAAAAGAACATTATTCCGAAACAAGGATACATTTCTGCAGGTGATATGAAAGTAGAACGTGACGCAGAAGGTAACATCAAGTAA